Genomic DNA from Streptomyces sp. NBC_01571:
GTCTCGTCCTGGAGGCGGCTGATCTTGTGGCCGACCCAGGCGGCGGAGGCGTGCACCTCGGCGAGCTGCACCCCACCGGTGGGATCGCGCCACAGCGGTTCGGCGCCGGACGGCAGCAGGCGGCGCAGCATCTGGTCGGCCGTCCATCGGACGGTGGCGACGGTCGGGATGCCCAGGCGCTGGTAGACCTCGGCGCGGCGCGGGTCGTAGATGCGGGCCGCGACGTTCTCGATGCCGAACATCTCCCGGGCGACCCGGGCGGCGATGATGTTCGAGTTGTCCCCGCTGGACACGGCGGCGAAGGCGCCGGCCTCCTCGATGCCCGCCTCGCGCAGGGTGTCCTGGTCGAAGCCGACTCCGGTGACACGACGGCCGCCGAAACCGGAGCCGAGTCGTCGGAAGGCTGTGGGGTCCTGGTCGATCACCGCGACCGTGTGCCCCCGTTGCTCCAGGGTCTGGGCGAGAGCGGAACCCACTCTGCCGCAGCCCATGATGACGATGTGCACCTAGCCCAACCCCGCAGTCCTGGTCATCCCGCTGACCTGCGAAAACACCCTGCTCACTCTTCTCTCTCAGTCTGCCGGGCCCTCACGAGGCAACGGCATGCGGCGTTGCCGGAAACGAGCTTAAGGCGCAACAGCGGTCTTGCCCTCATCGGTGCGGGGATCTCCTGCGCCGATCCCGCGCAGGGTCCCGCCGGTGTACGCGGCGGGATCCTCCCGACGCCCTACGCGCCGGGGTGCGACGGGCGGGGCGGCAGCCCCGGGGGCACCACCCAGGCCATGGGGGAGCGCGTCGGCGCGGCCTCCGCGGAGGCCTCGGAGGCCGCGCCGGCCACCGAGGTCACGGAGGCCGCCGAGGTCACGGAGGCCGGGGATGCCGCCGCGGCGGCGGGGGCCGTGGGGCCCGCTGGACCTGCTGGGCCTGCTGGACCTGCTGGACCTGCTGGGGCAGTTGGGCCTGCTGGGGCAGCTGGGACGGCCGGGCCGGCCGGGCCGGCAAGGGCGCCCATGGGCCGGTCGCCGGTCGTCTCGGCCGGGGCGTTGTCGGGAGCGTCCATACCCCGGACAACGACCTGGACCGGCCAAGGGAACGGAGCCCCTGCCGCGCGGCAAGGTCGCGCGGGAAGCACGCGTGGGACGGAGAGGAAAAGGGGAACGGGGGACGCAGGAAGGAAGAGAGGCAGGATGCCCGGGCAGAGTCGGGTCATCCTTTGGGAAAGTTCAGGAAAAGAGACAAGGACCACAAGGTGAACGGAATCCGTCTCTCCGGTCGCCCGCTCAGCGTCGGCTGATGCTGCGCACGCTGACCAGGGTCAGGATTCCGAGGCCGACGAGTCCCGCGGCTGCGCCGATGAGCTGTGCGGTCGCGTGCATGGAACCTCCATAAATGGACAAAAAGGGAACTTCGTCATATATGCATGCGGCTCTC
This window encodes:
- a CDS encoding TrkA family potassium uptake protein: MHIVIMGCGRVGSALAQTLEQRGHTVAVIDQDPTAFRRLGSGFGGRRVTGVGFDQDTLREAGIEEAGAFAAVSSGDNSNIIAARVAREMFGIENVAARIYDPRRAEVYQRLGIPTVATVRWTADQMLRRLLPSGAEPLWRDPTGGVQLAEVHASAAWVGHKISRLQDETGVRVAFLTRLGEAILPTSQTVLQEGDLVHVMMRTDDVEKVEASFAEGPEEESGH